A single genomic interval of Spinacia oleracea cultivar Varoflay chromosome 6, BTI_SOV_V1, whole genome shotgun sequence harbors:
- the LOC110785872 gene encoding tRNA dimethylallyltransferase 2 isoform X2, giving the protein MDGVVNTSISVELQNPNNGGGEDKPKIVVIMGPTGSGKSKLAIDLAAHFPIEIINADSMQVYHSLDVITNKVTLPEQKGVPHHLLGTISPNVEFTSKDFRDAAIPLIKDIMFRNHLPVIVGGTNFYIQALVSPFLLDDSVEVMYDFCLRENSGYEHDLSPSIVNVDNLQERETLEEDSCDYNYDRLRNLDPVAANRIHPNDHRKIKQYLELFTHSGILPSHLFQGEKTEKWGRLGCNSRYNCCFVCVDASLPVLDQFVEQRVDLMIEAGLLNEVYDIYNLNADYTRGMRQAIGVREFEDFLCANNSEVQKDKNNSSQESDSVKNADTSLGQNWKELLSSSSDTPDRLLLEEAISKLKVNTRRLVRKQKRRINRLQTVFGWNIHFVDSTQSLHGRSEDTWIAQVVEPAAKVISAFLKSDGISVSDDADHVVQKLNERDIWTQYTCKACGKVLRGAHEWEQHNQGRGHRKRMANLKKRQGSFFTNSKQLSGRDHVS; this is encoded by the exons ATGGATGGCGTTGTAAATACTTCCATCTCCGTAGAGctccaaaaccctaacaatggaGGAGGAGAAGATAAACCCAAAATAGTGGTGATAATGGGGCCAACTGGGTCCGGAAAATCAAAATTAGCAATCGATTTAGCAGCTCATTTCCCAATTGAGATAATCAACGCTGATTCAATGCAAGTCTACCATAGCTTGGATGTTATCACTAACAAAGTCACTCTCCCTGAGCAAAAAG GAGTGCCGCACCATCTTCTGGGAACAATCAGCCCTAATGTGGAATTCACTTCTAAAGATTTCCGAGATGCTGCTATACCT CTCATCAAGGATATAATGTTTCGAAATCATTTGCCCGTTATAGTTGGCGGTACTAATTTCTACATTCAG GCTCTTGTCAGCCCTTTCCTGCTTGATGATTCGGTGGAAGTGATGTATGATTTTTGTTTAAGAGAGAATTCAG GTTATGAACATGATCTAAGTCCGTCTATTGTAAATGTTGACAATCTACAAGAGCGTGAAACTTTAGAGGAAGACAGTTGTGATTATAACTATGACCGTCTTAGAAACCTGGATCCTGTGGCGGCGAACAGAATACATCCAAATGACCATAGAAAA ATTAAGCAATATCTAGAGTTGTTCACTCATTCTGGAATCCTCCCCAGCCACCTCTTTCAGGGAGAAAAGACAGAG AAATGGGGCCGTCTTGGTTGTAATTCGCGATACAACTGCTGTTTTGTTTGTGTTGATGCATCTCTCCCTGTACTAGACCAATTTGTGGAGCAGAGAGTTGATTTGATGATTGAGGCCGGTTTGCTTAATGAAGTCTATGACATTTACAACCTGAATGCAGATTATACACGGGGTATGCGGCAGGCTATTGGAGTGAGAGAATTTGAGGATTTTCTTTGTGCTAATAACTCTGAAGTTCAGAAAGACAAGAATAATTCTTCCCAGGAATCAGATTCAGTGAAGAATGCTGATACATCTCTTGGACAAAATTGGAAGGAACTTTTAAGTTCCTCTTCTGATACCCCAGATAGACTCCTGCTGGAAGAAGCCATTTCCAAACTTAAAGTGAACACCCGAAGACTTGTACGCAAACAA AAGAGAAGGATTAATCGATTGCAGACAGTATTTGGATGGAACATACATTTTGTAGATTCTACTCAATCTTTACATG GGCGTTCAGAGGATACATGGATAGCTCAAGTGGTTGAACCAGCTGCAAAAGTAATAAGCGCCTTCCTCAAATCTGATGGAATCTCAGTTTCAGATGATGCTGACCACGTAGTCCAAAAACTCAATGAGAGAGATATATGGACTCAGTACACATGCAAG GCATGTGGCAAGGTTCTCCGCGGTGCACATGAGTGGGAACAACACAACCAAGGGCGTGGACATAGGAAACGGATGGCAAACCTAAAGAAGCGTCAAGGTTCTTTCTTTACCAACTCTAAACAGCTTTCGGGGCGTGACCACGTAAGTTGA
- the LOC110785872 gene encoding tRNA dimethylallyltransferase 2 isoform X1: MDGVVNTSISVELQNPNNGGGEDKPKIVVIMGPTGSGKSKLAIDLAAHFPIEIINADSMQVYHSLDVITNKVTLPEQKGVPHHLLGTISPNVEFTSKDFRDAAIPEHNFFLDFQLIKDIMFRNHLPVIVGGTNFYIQALVSPFLLDDSVEVMYDFCLRENSGYEHDLSPSIVNVDNLQERETLEEDSCDYNYDRLRNLDPVAANRIHPNDHRKIKQYLELFTHSGILPSHLFQGEKTEKWGRLGCNSRYNCCFVCVDASLPVLDQFVEQRVDLMIEAGLLNEVYDIYNLNADYTRGMRQAIGVREFEDFLCANNSEVQKDKNNSSQESDSVKNADTSLGQNWKELLSSSSDTPDRLLLEEAISKLKVNTRRLVRKQKRRINRLQTVFGWNIHFVDSTQSLHGRSEDTWIAQVVEPAAKVISAFLKSDGISVSDDADHVVQKLNERDIWTQYTCKACGKVLRGAHEWEQHNQGRGHRKRMANLKKRQGSFFTNSKQLSGRDHVS, encoded by the exons ATGGATGGCGTTGTAAATACTTCCATCTCCGTAGAGctccaaaaccctaacaatggaGGAGGAGAAGATAAACCCAAAATAGTGGTGATAATGGGGCCAACTGGGTCCGGAAAATCAAAATTAGCAATCGATTTAGCAGCTCATTTCCCAATTGAGATAATCAACGCTGATTCAATGCAAGTCTACCATAGCTTGGATGTTATCACTAACAAAGTCACTCTCCCTGAGCAAAAAG GAGTGCCGCACCATCTTCTGGGAACAATCAGCCCTAATGTGGAATTCACTTCTAAAGATTTCCGAGATGCTGCTATACCT GAACATAACTTTTTTTTGGATTTCCAGCTCATCAAGGATATAATGTTTCGAAATCATTTGCCCGTTATAGTTGGCGGTACTAATTTCTACATTCAG GCTCTTGTCAGCCCTTTCCTGCTTGATGATTCGGTGGAAGTGATGTATGATTTTTGTTTAAGAGAGAATTCAG GTTATGAACATGATCTAAGTCCGTCTATTGTAAATGTTGACAATCTACAAGAGCGTGAAACTTTAGAGGAAGACAGTTGTGATTATAACTATGACCGTCTTAGAAACCTGGATCCTGTGGCGGCGAACAGAATACATCCAAATGACCATAGAAAA ATTAAGCAATATCTAGAGTTGTTCACTCATTCTGGAATCCTCCCCAGCCACCTCTTTCAGGGAGAAAAGACAGAG AAATGGGGCCGTCTTGGTTGTAATTCGCGATACAACTGCTGTTTTGTTTGTGTTGATGCATCTCTCCCTGTACTAGACCAATTTGTGGAGCAGAGAGTTGATTTGATGATTGAGGCCGGTTTGCTTAATGAAGTCTATGACATTTACAACCTGAATGCAGATTATACACGGGGTATGCGGCAGGCTATTGGAGTGAGAGAATTTGAGGATTTTCTTTGTGCTAATAACTCTGAAGTTCAGAAAGACAAGAATAATTCTTCCCAGGAATCAGATTCAGTGAAGAATGCTGATACATCTCTTGGACAAAATTGGAAGGAACTTTTAAGTTCCTCTTCTGATACCCCAGATAGACTCCTGCTGGAAGAAGCCATTTCCAAACTTAAAGTGAACACCCGAAGACTTGTACGCAAACAA AAGAGAAGGATTAATCGATTGCAGACAGTATTTGGATGGAACATACATTTTGTAGATTCTACTCAATCTTTACATG GGCGTTCAGAGGATACATGGATAGCTCAAGTGGTTGAACCAGCTGCAAAAGTAATAAGCGCCTTCCTCAAATCTGATGGAATCTCAGTTTCAGATGATGCTGACCACGTAGTCCAAAAACTCAATGAGAGAGATATATGGACTCAGTACACATGCAAG GCATGTGGCAAGGTTCTCCGCGGTGCACATGAGTGGGAACAACACAACCAAGGGCGTGGACATAGGAAACGGATGGCAAACCTAAAGAAGCGTCAAGGTTCTTTCTTTACCAACTCTAAACAGCTTTCGGGGCGTGACCACGTAAGTTGA